The stretch of DNA AACAGTTCCTTTATTACTTCCAATTGGGGTTGCTTTAGGAATTGATCCTATTCATCTTGGTGTTATTATGGTTGTAAATATGGAAATAGGTATGCTTACTCCACCTGTCGGATTAAATCTATTCGTTGCAAGTGGAATAACAGGATTGAGTATGGGACAAGTTATAAAAGCTTCATTACCAATGACATTAGTTTTATTATTTGGATTAATGTTGATAACTTATATTCCAGCAATTTCGCTTTGGCTTCCAAATTTAATGTTTGGATAAAACTTTGAAAGAAGAGATTAACTTTTAGTCTCTTTTTCCAAAATAATACTAAATTTAGCTCCAAAATTACTATTTTCTACACTTAAAATTCCTTTTAAACTTTTTTCAACTATCATTTTTGACATATAAAGCCCAATTCCTGTTCCTTTACTCTGACTTTTAGATGAATAATATGCTTCAAAAATTTTGTTTAAAGGTTCTATATTAATTCCTCCACCATTATCTTCTATAATTAAACTAATACTATTTTTATCTTCAAGAGAATAAATTTTTATAAGAGGTTTTTTTATATCTTTTTCTATTAAAACATCTTTTGCATTTTTCAAAATATTTAAAATAACTTGTTGATATTCATTTAAATAAGTTTCTAATTCAATATTTTTATCTATATTTACATCTATTTGAATGTTGTTTATTCTTAAAACAGTAGAATTGATAGTTATTACACTATCAATTAATTCACTCAAATAAAATTTTTCTTTTTCTTTATTTGTAGAAAAAAATCCTCTAAAATCATCGATTGTATTTGACATATATTCTAAAACCATATTTGCTTCTTTTAATTTTTGTTTCATACTCTCTTTATCTAAACGATTTGTATCATACTTTAATTTTATTAGCATTAATATTGAAGATATTTCAGCTAATGGTTGTCTCCATTGATGAGCAATATTTGACATCATCTCTTCCAAAGATTTATTTAAAATTTTTAGTTCTTTTTCATTTTCATCGACTTTTTGTCTATAATCTTTTAAAATTTTGTAAATCTCATTTGATATAGCCATTGAAATTAAAATTGCAATTATAAAAAATAATAAAAAAAGTATTATATTTTGTGAAATTTGTTTTTTTATTTCCTGCTCTTGTTCTTCTTTTTTTATATTTAATTCATTTTCTATATCATCAGTATAAATACCAACTGCTACAATCCAGTTGTATTTAGGATAAAATTTAAAATATGATAATTTATAAATAAGATTTTTTGAATCAGGTTTTTTGTATGAATAAGAAGTATATGATTCTCCTGTTTTTATTATATTTTCTAAAAATTCTTTTCTAAACTTTTTTCCATTTACATCTTCTTCATTTGTAGATATAAATTTTCCAGATAAATCTGGTCTATTAGGATTTACTAGCATTTTTGCAAAGTTATCACCACCTTCAAAATTTACAACTTCATAAATAAAAATATAGTTACTCTTTTTTTGTTCAAATGTTAAATTGCTTAAAAGTTTTATTGCATACTCTTTTTGTTCTTGTTCTGTCAGATTTGAGTAAGCAATGTTATAATCTAAAATATCAGTTACCATTGTAACTCTCATTTTTAAAGTCTCTTTTATCTCTTTATAATATTCATTTTCATAGTTTTCCATTTGTTTTTTCAAATTATCTTGTGTATTTTCCAAATAAAAAAATGATATAGCAAGAATCATGGCGGACATGATTACTAAAAAACTCATCATAATGGTTTTTAATAGATTTTTTTCTATGTTGTAGTTCAAAATAGTTCCTCATTTAATAATGCTTTGTTATAATAACACATCTTTACTGATTTGGATTTAGATAATTATGAATAAAAATTTTGGCAAACTTAATGTATATACTGTTTTATATGTTGAAGATGACCTTGGAATACAAAATAATATAAAAGAGATATTAGAATTTTATTTTAAATATGTATTTGTTGCTTCAAATACAAAAGAAGCATATAAATTATATATGGAAAATAGACCAGACTTAATAATTACAGATATAAAAATGGATGATGAATCAGGTATAGATTTTATAAAAAAAATAAGACAAAATGATACAAAAACAAGAGTGATAATAACTTCAGCATATACAAATACAGAATATTTATTAAAAGCAACAGAATTATTTTTAATAAAATATATTGTAAAACCAATTACACATGATAAGTTGAATGAAGCTTTAGAATTATTTATAAATTCACATAAAAAAGAGATAATATTTTCTTTAAAAAATGATTGGACTTATGATAGTGCAAAATCTATCGTAAAAAATGAAAAAGAAGAATATATATTAACAAAAAAAGAGTCTATGTTCTTAAAACTTCT from Arcobacter lacus encodes:
- a CDS encoding cache domain-containing protein is translated as MNYNIEKNLLKTIMMSFLVIMSAMILAISFFYLENTQDNLKKQMENYENEYYKEIKETLKMRVTMVTDILDYNIAYSNLTEQEQKEYAIKLLSNLTFEQKKSNYIFIYEVVNFEGGDNFAKMLVNPNRPDLSGKFISTNEEDVNGKKFRKEFLENIIKTGESYTSYSYKKPDSKNLIYKLSYFKFYPKYNWIVAVGIYTDDIENELNIKKEEQEQEIKKQISQNIILFLLFFIIAILISMAISNEIYKILKDYRQKVDENEKELKILNKSLEEMMSNIAHQWRQPLAEISSILMLIKLKYDTNRLDKESMKQKLKEANMVLEYMSNTIDDFRGFFSTNKEKEKFYLSELIDSVITINSTVLRINNIQIDVNIDKNIELETYLNEYQQVILNILKNAKDVLIEKDIKKPLIKIYSLEDKNSISLIIEDNGGGINIEPLNKIFEAYYSSKSQSKGTGIGLYMSKMIVEKSLKGILSVENSNFGAKFSIILEKETKS
- a CDS encoding response regulator transcription factor gives rise to the protein MNKNFGKLNVYTVLYVEDDLGIQNNIKEILEFYFKYVFVASNTKEAYKLYMENRPDLIITDIKMDDESGIDFIKKIRQNDTKTRVIITSAYTNTEYLLKATELFLIKYIVKPITHDKLNEALELFINSHKKEIIFSLKNDWTYDSAKSIVKNEKEEYILTKKESMFLKLLLSKNRVLRYEEIQRHISDGDVIISQNAMRLFIKNLRKKLPDDFLKNMQGIGYFCDTKNN